A region of the Tepidibacillus fermentans genome:
CCTAAATTTCCCCCGTTAACCAAGAATTCTATCCCTATTATACAAAAAAACCTGTAGATTTGGCCACTAGTTAGGGACTTTGTCTACAAGCTGAAGGCACCTCGATGAGGTGCCTTTTCTTTGCATTTATTTTCGTAATTCACGGTAATTTTGACCTTGACGTAAGACAGTTACTTTTTCTTGGTCTAGCAGTTCCATTAAAGGTACCAGATATTTTCTGGACACATTCAAGAGTTCTTTTGCTTGTTGAATCGTGATCTGTTGTTCTTTGCGCAGAAAATCAATAATGATTGCTTTTAGTTTTTCAAAAGTTTGCTGATGAATGATCATTTTATCAGTCAGTTTCAAAATTTTCCCTTGATTTAAAAGGAAATTGTATAGTTCATTCTTTTCTTTTTCATTCAGCTTTACTTCCTTAGTCAAGTCATCCCAGGAATCAGGTGTAAAACCTTGTTCGATCAATTTTTGCTCGAGTTGATTTGCTTTCTCTTGAAGAGTTGGAGGTAATTGTGGTTTGAATGTTGGCAAAGCAACAAACTCCTCTTTTACCATAAGTAAACGTTTCTCTCCCCAATAATCAAATACGTTTTGAGCCATTTTCGGTTTCAATTTTTCCATAAATTGCTTCATGAACTCAGCTTTTGGGTATCCTAAGCGTAATGGATAGGTTTTATGATATGTTTCTAAGGTAGAAACGATTTGTTTTTCGATTTTTTCTAGTTGAGTTCTTGCAGCGTAAAATGGGTCTTGGCTTCCAGATTGAAATTCTATGATCTGTAGCTGTTTTGTTAATTTACTTAACCCTACTTCAATTTCGTTTTTTGGAAGAATCAATAGGGTTGATAGTTCTTGTATTGTTAAAAACACTTGTGAGCTTGATTGTAATTGTTGAAGAATGAGTTCATCTAAGGTTCCCTTGCTTTTTTGCTTTAACAAATCAATCGTTTCCTGACGATATTTATGTTTTTTTGCATTGGGATCGATAATCGATCCACCACCAATAGTTGTTGATGGAGAAGGACGACGAATGATAAAACGTTCTTTCCGTGATGAGATAATGGGTTCTTCTAGCTTAATCTGGCAATATACTGTTTCACCTGGTAGCGCTTCTTTACGATCATAAAATAGAACTGTACCCATCACTTCAGTCGTACCAATATGGATTTTGACCTCACTGTTTTGTTTTAGTGCAAAATCGATTTCATTTAGAAGATGTAACTCCACATCGACTCTTTGACTTGGTTCCCATTGACCAGGGGTAACTACCGAATCTCCCCTTTGTAAATCTTCTACTTCGATCCCTGTTAGATTGATCGCAACCCGCTGACCAGCGAAAGCTTTATCAACACTTTGGGAGTGAACTTGGAGACTTCGTACACGTACTTTGTGATTAGAGGGCTGAATTTCGAGTTCTTGTCCTACTTCTATCGTTCCTGAATAAACGGTTCCTGTAACAACGGTACCAATTCCTTTTAATGTAAAGACACGATCAATAGGCATACGAAAGAAACCAGTTGAAGTTCGTTCTGGGATTTGGCTAAGCATCTCTTGGATGAGAAGTTTTAATTCATCTATTCCTTCATGGGTAGTACTTGAAACTGCTAGAATAGGTGCGTTTTTTAAGATCGTACCTCTTAATATTTCTTTAATATCCTCTTTTACTAATTCAATGAAATCTTCATCTACAAGATCTTTTTTCGTTAAAACGATAATCCCATGTTCGATTCCTAGGAGTTCTAGAATTTGAAGATGTTCTTTGGTTTGCGGCATGATTCCTTCATCGGCAGCGATAATCAGTAAAACAAGATCGATTCCGACAACCCCAGCTACCATATGACGAATAAATTTTTCATGGCCAGGAACATCGATTAATGAAACCTGATCACCATTGGGTAATGTAAAAGGAGCAAAACCTAATTCGATTGATATATTTCTTTCTCTTTCTTCTTTTAAGCGGTCTGTGTTGATCCCTGTAAGAGCTGTTGATAAAGTAGTTTTTCCATGGTCGATATGACCAGCTGTACCAACAATATAGTGTTTCCTCATATGTATAACTCCTTCTAAAACACGATGGAATATAAAAATGATATAGTTATTATAACAAAAATTTTCATATCGTTAAAAAATGAAAAAGGTACTGACTCATAAGAATCAGCACCCATCAATGAGTAACTTAATTTATACTTATCTATGTTTTACCACCACCAACGTCCCCATGGACGAAATCCCCACCATGGGCGATATCTCCACCAAGGACCGAATCCCCAAAAAGGATAGCCAAATCCAAACCATGGATAGAAACCAAATTGTTGGATATCAGCATCTTCAAACTCATCCATATCATCTATATCAAGAAGATCAGTTTCTTCAGCTTCACGAGTATATGGAACATTCCAACCACCATACCATGGGTATTGACTATACCACCAAGGTCTTCTCCTTGGTCTGCGTCCATACCATGGGTACTGGCCATACCATGGATATTGTTGACCGTACCATGGATATTGACCATAAGGATATTGGCCATATCCTGGATAAAAAGGATATAATTGTTGATCTAAATCTGCAGTTTGTTCGCTATCAGTGAAATCATCTGTTGTGAGCCCTTC
Encoded here:
- the selB gene encoding selenocysteine-specific translation elongation factor, with the translated sequence MRKHYIVGTAGHIDHGKTTLSTALTGINTDRLKEERERNISIELGFAPFTLPNGDQVSLIDVPGHEKFIRHMVAGVVGIDLVLLIIAADEGIMPQTKEHLQILELLGIEHGIIVLTKKDLVDEDFIELVKEDIKEILRGTILKNAPILAVSSTTHEGIDELKLLIQEMLSQIPERTSTGFFRMPIDRVFTLKGIGTVVTGTVYSGTIEVGQELEIQPSNHKVRVRSLQVHSQSVDKAFAGQRVAINLTGIEVEDLQRGDSVVTPGQWEPSQRVDVELHLLNEIDFALKQNSEVKIHIGTTEVMGTVLFYDRKEALPGETVYCQIKLEEPIISSRKERFIIRRPSPSTTIGGGSIIDPNAKKHKYRQETIDLLKQKSKGTLDELILQQLQSSSQVFLTIQELSTLLILPKNEIEVGLSKLTKQLQIIEFQSGSQDPFYAARTQLEKIEKQIVSTLETYHKTYPLRLGYPKAEFMKQFMEKLKPKMAQNVFDYWGEKRLLMVKEEFVALPTFKPQLPPTLQEKANQLEQKLIEQGFTPDSWDDLTKEVKLNEKEKNELYNFLLNQGKILKLTDKMIIHQQTFEKLKAIIIDFLRKEQQITIQQAKELLNVSRKYLVPLMELLDQEKVTVLRQGQNYRELRK